The Thermosynechococcus sp. genome has a segment encoding these proteins:
- the pstC gene encoding phosphate ABC transporter permease subunit PstC, with amino-acid sequence MVDQPLAPRIELPISASARQKRIWVERIIGSFLFIAAFSSVMITTVIIYILLSETAIFFQKVMEVHQESLIGALAEFLTTTEWSPLIEPVSIGVWALLSATITTCVIASFVAIPFGTIGAIYLSEFAPAKVREILKPILELLAAVPTVVYGYFALLFVTPLLQKIILGVQQWYAPGKEPWEYYELPGFNMLGAGIVVGLMVIPYIMSMSEDALQAIPSHLREGSYAMGATRLQTALRVLLPAATSGLIAAYILGLARAVGETMIVAVAAGLQPKFTFNPLEGAATTTAYIVSASLGDLPHGSLEYQSIFAAGIMLFLVTFLMNVAGYFISRRYREVY; translated from the coding sequence ATGGTCGATCAACCCTTAGCCCCACGCATTGAACTGCCCATTTCGGCAAGTGCCAGACAAAAACGTATCTGGGTAGAGCGCATTATTGGGTCTTTCCTTTTTATAGCGGCATTTTCTTCGGTGATGATCACCACTGTGATCATCTACATTCTCCTGAGTGAAACTGCTATCTTTTTCCAGAAAGTGATGGAGGTTCATCAGGAATCGCTAATAGGTGCCCTTGCAGAATTTTTGACAACCACAGAGTGGTCCCCTTTGATTGAGCCGGTCAGCATTGGGGTGTGGGCACTGCTATCGGCAACTATTACGACCTGTGTTATTGCCAGCTTTGTTGCGATCCCATTTGGCACGATTGGTGCAATTTATCTGAGTGAGTTTGCTCCGGCAAAGGTGCGAGAAATTCTGAAGCCGATTTTGGAACTATTGGCTGCTGTACCCACAGTGGTCTATGGCTATTTTGCCCTCCTATTTGTTACGCCATTGCTCCAGAAAATCATTTTGGGTGTACAGCAATGGTATGCGCCCGGGAAGGAACCATGGGAATACTACGAGCTACCCGGATTCAATATGCTAGGCGCTGGCATTGTGGTTGGTTTGATGGTTATTCCCTATATTATGAGTATGTCTGAGGATGCCCTGCAAGCTATTCCTTCACACCTACGGGAAGGTTCTTACGCTATGGGGGCAACTCGCCTACAAACAGCTTTGCGGGTACTATTACCTGCGGCAACCTCAGGTTTAATTGCCGCCTACATCTTGGGTTTAGCACGGGCGGTCGGGGAAACAATGATTGTTGCTGTGGCTGCTGGTTTGCAACCCAAATTTACCTTCAATCCCCTGGAAGGGGCAGCAACAACAACAGCCTATATTGTCTCGGCGAGTCTTGGAGACTTGCCCCATGGTTCCTTGGAGTACCAATCTATTTTTGCAGCAGGCATCATGCTCTTTTTAGTGACATTCCTCATGAATGTGGCCGGTTACTTTATCAGCCGCCGCTATCGGGAGGTGTACTAA
- a CDS encoding cyanophycinase, producing MLYRIPVSVVGYWHPPCQMHQFCLPLERFIHRSPMLQLDPISKTTHQHSGHKGLVMAIGGAEDKVRGRQILTTFCQRAGGLDAVIGVIPSASREPDAMGRLYQDIFRDIGVREVDVLLVGDRADAEQEEMLTRLSRCTGIFMSGGDQLRLSALLDETPLLYQLRHQVWEGKSILAGTSAGAAVMGECMIASGGSNEAPNRSLVDLATGLGILPDILVDQHFHNRNRLARLISAISAHPDKLGVGIDEDTCAMFEANGTLRVLGRGSVTIIDPRDVSYTNYAHVDVNEPLSIYNLRLHILSDGDCYDLRTHQVQHKCILPPLN from the coding sequence ATGCTGTATAGAATCCCCGTGTCAGTAGTCGGGTATTGGCATCCCCCTTGCCAAATGCATCAATTCTGTCTGCCGCTTGAACGTTTTATTCACCGTAGCCCTATGTTGCAATTAGACCCCATTTCCAAAACGACCCATCAACATTCTGGTCACAAAGGTTTAGTGATGGCAATTGGGGGAGCGGAGGACAAAGTCCGTGGGCGACAAATTCTCACCACCTTTTGCCAACGCGCGGGCGGTCTAGATGCGGTCATTGGTGTTATTCCCTCTGCTTCCCGTGAACCCGATGCCATGGGGCGGCTCTACCAGGATATTTTCCGCGATATTGGCGTGCGGGAAGTGGACGTTCTCTTGGTGGGCGATCGCGCCGATGCTGAACAGGAAGAGATGCTGACTCGCTTGAGTCGCTGTACTGGAATTTTTATGTCTGGAGGCGATCAACTGCGCTTGTCGGCGCTGCTGGATGAAACCCCCCTCCTGTACCAATTGCGCCATCAAGTCTGGGAAGGCAAATCCATCCTTGCGGGTACCAGTGCCGGTGCCGCTGTCATGGGTGAGTGCATGATTGCCAGTGGGGGCAGCAATGAAGCCCCAAACCGCTCCCTAGTAGATTTGGCCACAGGCTTGGGTATTCTTCCCGATATTTTAGTCGATCAGCACTTCCACAACCGCAATCGCTTGGCGCGCCTGATTAGCGCCATTTCTGCTCATCCCGACAAGCTGGGCGTTGGCATTGATGAAGATACTTGTGCCATGTTTGAAGCCAATGGTACGCTGCGGGTTCTTGGTCGTGGCTCTGTCACTATTATTGATCCTCGAGATGTCAGCTACACGAACTATGCCCATGTCGATGTCAACGAACCTCTGAGTATCTACAACTTGCGCCTACATATCCTCAGTGATGGTGACTGCTACGATCTCCGCACCCATCAAGTGCAGCATAAGTGCATTTTGCCTCCCCTAAATTAA
- the lgt gene encoding prolipoprotein diacylglyceryl transferase, which translates to MIATFQSPGATLELGFITLRWYGLLIAVAVFIGLWLSQRLARQRQIDPDQIADLSIWLVVAAIPAARLYYVAFNWGFYQKHLDQVLQIWKGGIAIHGAILGGMVAMAIFTYVQRLSFWQVADVVAPSLILGQAIGRWGNFFNSEAFGAPTDLPWKLYIPPEHRPPKLLNEAYYHPTFLYESLWNLGVFLLLLWLFRQPRYQKPGTLLMVYAITYSLGRFWIEGLRMDSLMLGPLRIAQVVSLVAIALGAWGLFRLYYQGKRLPDWQAA; encoded by the coding sequence ATGATCGCCACTTTCCAATCCCCCGGTGCCACCCTTGAGCTAGGGTTTATCACCCTTCGGTGGTACGGGTTATTGATTGCTGTCGCTGTTTTTATTGGCCTCTGGCTGAGTCAGCGCTTGGCACGCCAGCGGCAGATTGACCCTGATCAGATTGCGGATCTATCCATTTGGCTTGTGGTTGCAGCTATTCCCGCTGCACGACTCTATTACGTCGCCTTTAACTGGGGTTTTTATCAAAAACACCTAGATCAAGTGCTTCAAATATGGAAAGGCGGCATTGCTATTCACGGCGCTATTCTCGGTGGCATGGTGGCGATGGCTATCTTTACCTATGTGCAGCGGCTTTCCTTTTGGCAAGTGGCGGATGTGGTTGCCCCTTCATTGATTTTGGGACAGGCCATTGGTCGCTGGGGGAATTTTTTTAACTCCGAAGCCTTTGGGGCCCCCACGGATTTGCCGTGGAAGCTGTATATTCCTCCGGAGCACCGCCCCCCAAAGTTGCTCAATGAAGCCTACTACCACCCCACGTTTCTCTATGAGTCTCTTTGGAATTTAGGGGTTTTTCTTCTCCTGCTGTGGCTCTTTCGTCAACCTCGCTATCAAAAGCCGGGGACGCTTCTGATGGTCTATGCCATTACCTACAGCTTGGGTCGCTTTTGGATTGAAGGGCTACGCATGGATAGCCTGATGCTGGGCCCCCTGCGAATTGCGCAAGTGGTTAGCTTGGTAGCGATCGCCCTGGGAGCTTGGGGACTCTTTCGGCTCTATTACCAAGGCAAGCGGTTGCCAGATTGGCAAGCCGCCTAG
- the rpmI gene encoding 50S ribosomal protein L35 gives MPKLKTRRAAAKRFRTTGSGKFVRRKANKNHLLEHKGSDRKNRLSHKALVDPRDIERVSLMLPYA, from the coding sequence ATGCCAAAGCTAAAAACACGTCGCGCTGCTGCTAAACGATTTCGGACGACGGGTAGTGGTAAGTTTGTCCGCCGCAAGGCCAACAAAAATCACTTACTCGAACACAAGGGGAGCGATCGCAAGAATCGTCTTTCCCATAAAGCTCTGGTCGATCCACGGGATATTGAGCGAGTATCGCTGATGCTGCCCTACGCTTAA
- the rplT gene encoding 50S ribosomal protein L20: MARVKRGNVARKRRKKILKLAKGYRAGHSKLFRTANQVVMKALCNAYRDRRRRKRDFRRLWIARINAAARQHGMSYSQLMGALKKADIQLNRKMLAQLAVLDADAFATVIQTARAV; the protein is encoded by the coding sequence ATGGCAAGGGTCAAGCGGGGTAACGTTGCCCGCAAACGGCGTAAAAAAATTCTCAAGCTCGCCAAGGGCTATCGGGCGGGGCACTCGAAGCTCTTCCGCACGGCAAATCAGGTGGTCATGAAGGCACTGTGCAATGCCTATCGCGATCGCCGGCGGCGCAAACGCGACTTTCGGCGGCTCTGGATTGCCCGCATTAATGCTGCTGCGCGTCAACATGGCATGAGCTACAGTCAACTCATGGGTGCCCTGAAAAAAGCAGACATTCAACTGAATCGCAAGATGCTGGCTCAATTGGCTGTCCTGGATGCCGATGCCTTTGCCACTGTCATTCAGACTGCTCGCGCCGTTTAG
- a CDS encoding photosystem II S4 domain protein gives MFDLGTALDTAIKTWSVVHTPFLPPDRVVEVLGTLEQRADVHGLAWGGYPQAERCRLAIAPIELRLEEQQPPLALVRITGNFLFDAATYSDFEQAIANGGLEEGDYGDVILLGERGAQVILIPEKVSTLQKELKQVRTVPVTVDLCDWSELAVAPPQRKSLSTVEASLRLDAVASAGFGVSRSKMSEWISQGLVRVNWQMVQQPRHLLKVNDLIAIRGKGRLQIQAIQVTKKERYRIQMERIR, from the coding sequence ATGTTTGACCTAGGAACCGCCCTTGACACAGCCATTAAAACCTGGTCGGTGGTGCATACCCCCTTTTTGCCCCCAGATCGGGTGGTGGAGGTACTAGGCACCCTTGAGCAACGAGCCGATGTCCATGGCCTAGCCTGGGGAGGCTATCCTCAAGCGGAGCGCTGTCGGCTGGCGATCGCCCCCATTGAACTGCGTCTTGAGGAGCAACAGCCTCCCCTGGCTTTGGTGCGAATCACCGGCAACTTTCTCTTTGATGCGGCTACCTACAGTGATTTTGAGCAGGCGATCGCCAATGGGGGTCTCGAAGAAGGGGATTATGGGGATGTCATTCTCCTGGGAGAACGGGGAGCACAGGTCATTCTCATCCCTGAGAAAGTCTCCACCCTACAAAAAGAGTTAAAACAAGTGCGCACAGTACCGGTGACTGTTGATCTCTGTGACTGGTCAGAACTGGCCGTAGCGCCCCCCCAACGGAAATCCCTCAGTACCGTCGAAGCATCATTGCGCTTGGATGCCGTGGCCTCAGCCGGATTTGGGGTTTCCCGCAGTAAGATGAGCGAGTGGATTAGCCAAGGGCTAGTGCGGGTCAATTGGCAAATGGTGCAGCAACCGCGGCATCTCCTTAAGGTCAATGACCTCATTGCCATTCGCGGCAAAGGGCGATTGCAGATTCAAGCCATTCAAGTCACCAAGAAGGAGCGCTACCGCATTCAGATGGAGCGGATTCGCTAA
- a CDS encoding alpha/beta fold hydrolase — translation MPSFISKIYQWQGFSCAYRFSSQAGCSPILFIHPVGVGLSGQFWERCVSYWQSQGAGYSFYIPDLLGCGQSDLPHCAYYPEDWAAQLHFFITSEICQPVILVVQGALFPVAMELVHLDPQGVRALILSGPPAPALVSENTDPRWQKVRWNLFDSPLGRVFYLYARQKNFLRRFSINQLFAKGEDVDDEWLGMLAAGAADLESRHAVYSFLSGFWRRDYRQKMRDIRQPVLVVMGDQASSISREGGAESPAERLEFYAKTFLNVQGEVIPGRNVLPYESAPAFVEVCQAFLRAQAL, via the coding sequence ATGCCATCATTCATCTCTAAAATCTATCAGTGGCAGGGCTTTTCCTGCGCCTATCGCTTCAGTTCTCAAGCAGGATGCTCCCCCATTCTCTTTATCCATCCCGTGGGGGTGGGGCTCTCTGGGCAGTTTTGGGAGCGCTGTGTCAGCTATTGGCAATCTCAAGGGGCAGGTTATTCATTTTATATCCCTGATTTGCTGGGCTGTGGCCAGAGTGATTTGCCCCATTGCGCCTACTATCCGGAAGATTGGGCAGCGCAGTTACATTTCTTCATTACATCTGAGATCTGCCAACCAGTGATCCTCGTTGTTCAAGGGGCATTGTTTCCCGTAGCGATGGAGCTAGTACATCTTGATCCTCAAGGAGTAAGAGCACTGATCCTCAGTGGCCCACCTGCCCCTGCTTTGGTGTCTGAAAATACTGACCCTAGGTGGCAGAAGGTACGTTGGAATCTTTTTGACTCGCCATTGGGTCGCGTCTTCTATCTCTATGCGCGTCAGAAAAATTTTCTGCGTCGGTTTTCAATCAATCAACTGTTTGCCAAGGGGGAGGATGTGGATGACGAATGGCTGGGAATGCTGGCGGCGGGTGCTGCTGATCTTGAGAGTCGCCATGCAGTGTACTCTTTCCTCTCAGGTTTTTGGCGGCGGGATTACCGTCAGAAAATGCGGGATATTCGTCAACCAGTGCTTGTCGTGATGGGGGATCAGGCTTCCAGTATCAGTCGCGAGGGTGGGGCTGAATCACCTGCAGAACGCCTAGAGTTTTACGCCAAGACATTTCTCAATGTGCAAGGGGAGGTAATTCCGGGGCGCAATGTCCTGCCCTATGAGTCAGCCCCTGCTTTTGTGGAGGTGTGTCAGGCGTTTCTGCGTGCCCAAGCCCTCTAA
- a CDS encoding YdcF family protein, with translation MDLLLSKLLPPLLYPLSLACWALVFAIVRFWRAPKQAAIALVIALGILLLSGNDYVAAALIASLERQYLPPDPMPKAAAIVVLGGAVVPQSAPRPWIEVTETGDRILYGAHLFRQGYAPYLILSGGRIDWLGEPFQRGEAADMAEIATTCGVPMDKILLDTTSLNTYENAVNVKALLEKHSIQGELLLVTSAYHMPRAVAIFRRLGMNIIPAPTDYRYPSIARSPTWQNLFLSLIPNPYNVDITTIALREYQGLLIYRLRGWL, from the coding sequence ATGGATCTACTGTTGTCGAAATTGCTGCCACCGCTGCTGTATCCATTGTCTTTGGCCTGTTGGGCGCTAGTTTTTGCCATTGTGCGCTTTTGGCGTGCCCCCAAACAGGCAGCGATCGCCCTGGTCATTGCCCTAGGTATTTTACTCTTGAGCGGGAATGACTATGTGGCAGCCGCTCTCATTGCTTCCCTAGAGCGGCAGTATTTACCCCCTGATCCGATGCCCAAAGCTGCAGCCATCGTTGTTCTCGGTGGTGCTGTTGTTCCCCAAAGTGCCCCGCGCCCTTGGATCGAAGTCACAGAAACGGGCGATCGCATTCTCTACGGTGCCCACCTCTTTCGCCAAGGCTATGCCCCCTACCTCATCCTTAGCGGTGGCCGCATTGACTGGCTCGGCGAACCCTTTCAGCGGGGCGAGGCGGCAGATATGGCGGAAATTGCCACCACCTGCGGCGTGCCAATGGACAAGATTCTGCTGGACACCACCTCCCTAAATACCTATGAAAATGCCGTGAACGTCAAAGCCCTTCTTGAAAAGCATTCCATTCAGGGAGAGCTACTGCTGGTGACATCCGCCTACCACATGCCCCGCGCCGTCGCCATTTTTCGCCGTTTGGGGATGAACATCATTCCAGCACCCACAGACTATCGCTACCCCTCGATCGCGCGATCGCCCACCTGGCAAAACCTGTTCCTCAGCCTGATCCCCAATCCCTACAACGTGGACATCACCACTATTGCCCTGCGGGAATATCAAGGTCTTCTCATCTATAGGCTGCGCGGTTGGCTTTAG
- a CDS encoding PstS family phosphate ABC transporter substrate-binding protein: MLTSAKRYAPLGIFAAVAALSASLIPPTLSQEAATIRIDGSSTVYPVTEAVAEAFQKAEGGKVRVTVGISGTGGGFKKFCRGETDISNASRPILAKEMEACKAAGVRYIELPVAYDALTVVVNPRNTWAKSLTVAELKKIWEPGSTINNWNQVRKGFPNIPLKLFGAGADSGTFDYFTEAINGKAKASRKDYTASEDDNVLVQGVSRERGALGYFGYAYYAENKSKLKPVAIDNGKGPVMPSEKTVVDGTYQPLSRPIFIYVNAKAAQRPEVKKFITYYLNNAPAMVKKVKYVPLPASAYKTVLANFNKNRIGTIFGGKEAVGLTINELLSLEAKE, encoded by the coding sequence ATGTTGACATCTGCAAAACGCTATGCCCCTCTGGGGATATTCGCTGCCGTGGCGGCTCTTTCCGCTAGCCTGATACCCCCTACCTTGTCCCAAGAAGCCGCCACGATTCGTATCGATGGCTCCAGTACAGTCTATCCTGTCACTGAAGCAGTTGCCGAAGCTTTTCAAAAAGCTGAAGGCGGCAAAGTTCGTGTTACTGTAGGCATCTCCGGTACCGGTGGCGGCTTCAAAAAGTTTTGTCGCGGTGAAACCGACATCTCCAATGCCTCCCGCCCCATTTTGGCCAAGGAAATGGAAGCCTGCAAAGCAGCTGGCGTCCGGTACATTGAGCTGCCCGTTGCCTATGATGCCCTCACCGTAGTTGTGAACCCCCGAAATACTTGGGCGAAAAGCCTGACTGTTGCTGAACTGAAAAAGATTTGGGAACCAGGCTCTACAATCAACAACTGGAACCAAGTGCGCAAAGGGTTTCCGAATATTCCTCTGAAACTCTTTGGTGCAGGAGCAGATTCCGGTACCTTTGACTATTTCACTGAGGCCATCAACGGTAAAGCAAAAGCTAGCCGCAAGGATTACACTGCCAGTGAGGATGATAACGTTCTTGTGCAAGGGGTATCCCGCGAGCGGGGAGCCCTAGGCTACTTCGGCTATGCTTACTACGCAGAAAACAAAAGCAAGCTGAAGCCAGTGGCCATTGACAACGGCAAGGGTCCGGTGATGCCCTCTGAAAAAACAGTGGTTGACGGTACCTATCAGCCACTCTCCCGACCCATCTTTATCTATGTCAACGCTAAAGCTGCACAACGTCCTGAGGTGAAAAAATTTATCACCTACTACCTGAACAACGCTCCTGCGATGGTCAAGAAAGTTAAGTATGTTCCTCTTCCCGCTAGTGCCTATAAGACAGTTCTTGCCAACTTTAACAAGAATCGCATTGGCACCATTTTTGGCGGTAAGGAGGCAGTTGGTCTCACCATCAATGAGTTACTGAGTCTAGAGGCCAAGGAGTAG
- a CDS encoding chromophore lyase CpcT/CpeT, with protein sequence MTHATDVLTLGRWMAADFSNQAQAFENPPFYAHIRVCMRPLPKGLLEGIALYVEQAYDYLLGVPYRTRVLELVPANDHIVIKNYVLKDEKRFFGAARDRQRLQAMRADDLELLCGCNMLTYWTGHSFRGEVEPGKACKVVRKGRETYLDSTFEIDGDRFISHDRGRDPETDEHVWGSVAGPFHFVRWQSFADEVTA encoded by the coding sequence ATGACACACGCAACCGATGTGTTGACCCTTGGCCGTTGGATGGCGGCAGATTTTAGTAACCAAGCCCAAGCCTTTGAAAATCCACCTTTCTATGCCCATATTCGAGTGTGCATGCGCCCCCTGCCCAAGGGTCTATTGGAGGGCATTGCCCTTTATGTGGAACAGGCCTATGACTATCTCCTAGGCGTTCCCTACCGCACACGGGTTTTGGAACTAGTGCCCGCCAATGACCACATTGTCATTAAAAATTACGTACTCAAGGATGAAAAACGCTTCTTTGGGGCAGCTCGCGATCGCCAGCGGCTTCAGGCCATGAGAGCCGATGATCTTGAACTCCTCTGCGGCTGCAATATGCTCACCTACTGGACAGGACATAGTTTTCGCGGTGAAGTGGAGCCGGGCAAAGCCTGTAAAGTCGTGCGTAAGGGACGCGAAACCTATCTCGATAGCACGTTCGAAATTGATGGCGATCGCTTCATTAGCCATGATCGCGGACGGGATCCAGAAACCGATGAGCACGTTTGGGGATCCGTAGCCGGTCCCTTTCACTTTGTGCGCTGGCAGAGCTTTGCTGATGAAGTTACTGCCTAG
- the pstA gene encoding phosphate ABC transporter permease PstA — protein sequence MIDILRNPLAIRASIEVRTRWEKFFIFLGFFSIFIALLTLVLLVGDLLLRGAPLLNWRFFTSPPSGDPAEAGILTAWVGSLLVILVTIVVAVPLGVAAGIYLEEYAPKNWLLDFIEINITNLAGVPSIIYGLLALGFFVYILKWGESILTAGCTLALLILPVIIVATREAIRAIPQGIREGAYAVGASRWQTIADHILPYSMGGILTGVIVGVSRALGETAPLVTIGALTFITFLPEAPLKAEFPYISFQWLWSPFTVLPIQMFNWVSRPQEEFQVNAAAAGIVLLVLTLGVNAMAIYLRYRFRKSIKW from the coding sequence ATGATTGACATATTACGGAATCCGCTGGCAATTCGAGCCTCTATAGAGGTCCGAACGCGCTGGGAAAAGTTTTTTATTTTCTTGGGCTTTTTTTCTATCTTTATTGCCCTACTGACACTGGTACTCCTAGTGGGAGATTTGCTCCTACGGGGAGCTCCGCTCCTGAACTGGAGGTTTTTCACGTCACCTCCTAGTGGAGATCCGGCTGAAGCAGGTATTTTAACAGCGTGGGTAGGTAGCCTACTGGTTATTCTAGTTACAATTGTGGTTGCCGTACCACTGGGAGTGGCAGCCGGCATCTACCTTGAGGAGTACGCGCCGAAGAATTGGCTTCTTGATTTCATTGAAATCAACATCACCAATTTGGCCGGTGTTCCTTCCATCATTTATGGCCTGTTGGCTCTAGGGTTTTTTGTTTATATTCTCAAGTGGGGTGAAAGTATTCTTACCGCTGGCTGTACCCTAGCCTTGTTGATTTTACCGGTGATCATTGTCGCCACACGGGAAGCGATTCGGGCAATTCCCCAAGGTATTCGTGAGGGCGCCTATGCTGTGGGAGCCAGCCGTTGGCAAACCATTGCTGACCACATTCTACCCTACTCTATGGGTGGGATTCTCACTGGTGTGATTGTGGGGGTGTCGCGAGCCTTGGGAGAAACGGCTCCACTAGTAACCATTGGTGCGTTAACCTTTATCACTTTTTTGCCGGAAGCCCCATTAAAGGCCGAGTTTCCCTATATTTCGTTCCAATGGCTCTGGTCACCCTTTACTGTGTTGCCAATTCAAATGTTTAACTGGGTGTCACGCCCGCAAGAAGAGTTTCAGGTAAATGCAGCGGCAGCAGGGATTGTCCTGCTTGTTTTGACCTTGGGTGTCAACGCAATGGCCATTTACCTTCGTTATCGTTTTAGGAAGAGCATCAAATGGTAA
- the pstB gene encoding phosphate ABC transporter ATP-binding protein PstB: MVKPTDSGQGVPPTQQSLKKLAEVRNLNFYYKSNQALKNISLAVYEKQVTALIGPSGCGKTTLLRCFNRMHDLYPGNRYEGEIWLGDENPRNLLQMDPIEVRMQIGMVFQKPNPFPKSIYENVAYGLRIRGITNRAILDEVVERSLRNAALWDEVKDRLKEPGTSLSGGQQQRLCIARALATNPELILFDEPTSALDPIATVSIENLITELKDQVTILIVTHNMQQAIRISQFTAFMYLGELVEYNDTMSIFTKPVEQKTADYVNGRFG; the protein is encoded by the coding sequence ATGGTAAAACCAACAGATTCAGGACAGGGAGTTCCCCCAACCCAACAGTCCTTAAAAAAGCTGGCTGAGGTGCGAAATCTGAACTTCTACTACAAGAGCAACCAAGCACTGAAGAATATCAGCCTGGCGGTTTATGAAAAGCAAGTAACAGCTTTAATCGGCCCTTCTGGTTGTGGCAAGACGACATTGCTGCGCTGCTTCAACCGCATGCATGATCTGTATCCTGGTAATCGCTACGAAGGGGAAATCTGGTTGGGGGATGAAAACCCGCGCAATCTTTTGCAGATGGATCCCATCGAAGTGCGCATGCAGATTGGCATGGTCTTTCAAAAGCCAAACCCTTTCCCTAAGTCCATTTACGAAAATGTGGCCTACGGCCTGCGCATCCGTGGCATCACTAACCGTGCCATTCTTGATGAGGTGGTGGAGCGATCGCTGCGCAATGCCGCTCTCTGGGATGAAGTTAAAGATCGCCTCAAAGAGCCAGGGACCTCTCTTTCGGGAGGACAGCAGCAGCGGCTCTGTATTGCCCGTGCCCTTGCCACTAATCCGGAGCTGATTCTCTTTGATGAGCCTACCTCTGCTTTGGATCCAATTGCAACAGTCAGTATTGAAAACCTGATTACGGAGCTCAAGGATCAAGTCACTATTTTGATTGTGACCCACAATATGCAGCAGGCCATTCGCATTTCCCAGTTCACTGCCTTTATGTACCTCGGCGAGTTGGTGGAGTACAACGACACCATGTCTATTTTTACGAAGCCCGTGGAGCAGAAGACCGCCGATTACGTCAATGGTCGTTTCGGTTGA